CATAACTCGTCGATAAAATCTTGGCTGTATTGTGTTTGTGACTTTAATACTTGGACTAAGAAAACATCGTTCACTGTTGGCTTGTATTTACTATCAATACTGTAAACCGTGTTTTTATAATCATGACTTTGTCTGTGTGTTGCAGTTGAACCGAGCGATAACCCTGATTCAAAATCGTATCGATAACGCATAGCGCCATTTTCACTTTTCTCGTCAAGGGCAACAAGAGATGAGCCTAAATTGCCAGGGATCAACACATTGGTTTGTGTGTCATTGGCAATGAAGCCGGCAAATGTATGGCCATTTTTGCTGCCGGTGATCTTTGTTCCGTAATCTGGTTGGGCAATATTACGGGTATGAATAAGGTTGAGAGTTGAGGCAAAGTAGTCAGCGTTATCTAAAAAGAAGGCGCGCTTTTCAGGGAAGAACAAACTGAAATTATTGTTCACACTCAATTGTGCGACATCCGCTTCAACCTGAGAAAAGTCAGGGTTGATGGTCGCATTTAGGGTAATATCAGGAGTGATCCCCCATTTTACATCTAGGCTGGCTTCAGTATTGTTCTCTGACTCCCAATCATCAACTCGAGCGCCATCAATATCGCGGGTCTCATTTTTGCCAAGCACCACAGATGGGATAATCGCCACGTTATTGCCTTGTTTGGCTTGTTCAAAACCTTGGTAACTTGGCATTTGGCAAATCCAACAATTGTTACCGTGGTCAATCTGCATATTAGAGATACGCAACCGTTCACTGCGCGGTAAAAAGCGTAAAAACTCCATTGCCATGGTTTTGCTTGCGACGCTGTCGTCAAAATTTAGTACGCGTAAGGGAATAGCAACTTCAACTGTGTAGCCTTTATCATGGATAACACCGACGCTATCCCAAATACCGTCCCATGATGAGCTCTCATGTTTAGTTAGTTCGTTTTCTATTGAATCTTGCTGTACGCCAAGTGGGTTAATAAAAAATTGATACGCTAATTGAGAGTTATTGTATGAATCAATTTTTAGCCCGACTAAGTCATCATCCCAAGCTGCGTCACGGTCACGGTAAAAAGCACGAATTAGTTCTGGGTTAGGGTCGTTCGCTTCAAAACCTATAAATAACGTTTCGCCATCTTCATAGACATAAGCGTAGGTAGTAACAGGGCTCTTACTGTTCTCATAAGGCCAAGTGACGTTATCTATTGTAATTTTTTTTGCACGTTGCCAACTTGCTTCATCAAGCTTACCGTCAATTGTTGGCTGTTCTGCAATAAAAGGAAGGGTGATAGGTTGGCTGATGGCCAAGCTAGTAAAAGGCACACTCAACAGAGCGGCACTTAACATTGATTTATACATAAGCACTATATGGGTATTCAAAACTGCGAGCATGTTATTAATTTGCAACTTTGTTAACAAATGCAACGCGACAGGCCGCATATATTTACGTTCAAATTAGATTCTGCCAAGCTCTGGTGGTAAATTGCGCAGTTAAACGTTAATTTGGCTGTTTTATAACAAAAGTAAACTAAAACGTGGTAAAAGATTACCACCTAAAAATTGAAGTGATCGTTATGAATTTAATTTTAAAATTAATTGCTGGTATTGTTGCCGGTATTTTAGTGGGCTTGTATGTGCCACTAACAGGTGTTGAACTCCTTTACACAGTAAAAGAAATAATAGGTCAGTTGATCACCTTTACCATTCCGTTAATTATTTTATTTTTTATCGCATCAGGTATTGCTGGCTTACCAAAAGGGTCAGGCCACTTGTTAGGAAAAACGGTTGGCTTTGCATATGGTTCAACCGTTATTGCAGGTACCTTAGCGTTTTTACTTGTCAGCGCTATGATCCCATTGTTTGATGGGGGCTTAACGTTTGAAGCTGAAGTCGCCACAGAAGTGGGTAGCTTTATTGATTTAGAAATTCCACCTCTAATGAGTGTAATGACAGCTCTTGCTGCAGCATTCATTTTTGGTATTGGAATGAGCCAGTTACAGCTTGATACTTTAAAGAAAGTGTCTGATCAGGGCCGTGATGTTATTGATGGCTTACTAGCAAAAGTAATTATTCCAGCTTTACCTTTTTACATTGCTGGTGTATTTGCTGAAATGACAGTCGCTGGTACTGTGGTTGATACACTACAAACTTTTGGTATTGTTCTGCTGGCTGCATTAATTATGCATTGGTTATGGCTAACGGTTTTATATGTATCTACAGGACTGCTACTAAAGCGAAACCCATTAGAGCTTGTAAAAAACATGCTACCCGCGTATTTTACTGCTTTAGGTACAATGTCGAGTGCAGCAACTATTCCGGTTTCACTTCGCTCAAGTAAAGCAAATAACGTAAAAGAAGATGTTGCTAACTTTACGGTACCTTTATGTGCAACAATTCATTTGTCAGGTTCAACAATTACTATTGTGACGTGTGCGATGGCTGTGATGTTCTTATCACCTAATATGGATGTACCATCATTGTTTGGTATGTTGCCATTTATTATGATGCTAGGCGTTGTAATGATTGCAGCTCCTGGTGCACCAGGTGGTGCTGTTATGTCGGCATTGGGTCTTTTAACAAGTATGCTTGGCTTTAATGAAGGCGCTGTTGCATTAATGATTGCACTTTATTTAGCACAAGATAGTTTTGGTACTGCCTGTAATGTAACAGGTGATGGTATCATTGCTTTATGGGTTGATCGTTTCAGCGAGAAAGCATCAGCTTAAAATTAATGAGTGGAACGATATTTTGATTTATCGTTTCACTTTTTCTGTGCTAATGTGGCACATTAAATTGTGCGAAAGCAGCTATTTGGGTTATTTGAGGGTGTTCCATTGATTAATGTACTTTTAGTTGATGACCATGAACTTGTACGGACAGGGATCAGACGTATACTTGATGATGTTCGTGGTTTTAAAGTGGTGGGTGAAGCTAAAACCGGTGAAGAAGCGGTGCAATTTTGCCGTCAACATTCGCCTGATATCGTGTTGATGGACATGAATATGCCAGGTATTGGTGGTTTAGAAGCGACAAAGAAAATCTGTCGCTACTGCCCAGATGTAAAAATTATTGTGCTAACTGTACATTGTGAAGATCCATTCCCAAGTAAAGTAATGCAAATTGGTGCTCACGGTTATCTAACCAAAGGTGCCGGTTCTGATGAAATGGTTAACGCCATTCGTGCTGTAAATGCAGGGCAACGCTATATTGCACCTGAAATAGCACAGCAAATTGCCCTTGCACAGGTCAGCGGCCGTACAGATGAAAACCCATTCCAGAGTTTGTCTGAGCGAGAATTACAAATTATGCTGATGATCACCAAAGGTGAGAAAGCGCAAGATATCGCAGAGCGTTTGAATCTTAGTTCAAAAACAGTGAATAGCTATCGCTATCGCATGTTTGAAAAGCTAAATGTAGGTGGTGATGTTGAGCTTACACATTTAGCAATTCGCCACAAAATGATCGACATTGATAGCTCGCATTAATTTGCTCAATGTCTGATTTCGAACCAGCCCGTTTTCTCAAAACACTATCAAGTGAACCCGGTGTGTACCGAATGCTTGATAGTGAAGGGCAAGTCATTTATGTAGGTAAGGCCAAAAACTTAAAAAAGCGCGTAAGTAGTTATTTTCGAAGTAATGTTACTGATAGTAAAACGCGTGTACTAGTAAGCAATATTTGCAGTATTGAAGTCACCCTGACCAACACTGAAACCGAAGCCTTATTACTTGAAAACAACCTAATTAAAAAATATCAGCCTCGTTACAATATTTTGTTGCGAGATGATAAGTCATATCCGTATATTCTGTTAACTGCTCACAAACACCCACGCCTAGCTTTTCATCGTGGTAGCCGTAAAATAAAAGGCGAGTATTTTGGTCCATTCCCAAGTGCGGGGGCAGTATCTGAAAGTTTGCGTTTAATGCAAAAAATCTTCCCTGTACGTCAATGTGAAGATGCTTATTATAGAGCCAGAAGCCGTCCATGTTTACAATATCAGTTAAAACGCTGTTCAGCGCCTTGTGTAAATAAAATCTCCGATGGTGAGTATCAGCAAGAAGTGGATTTTGTTCGTAAGTTTTTATTAGGCAAGTCCCATGAAGTTATTGCCGATTTAATTGCAAAGATGGAACAAGCTAGCAAAGAACTTAAATTTGAGCTTGCTGCAAAAGTACGAGACCAAATTTTGTTGCTCAGGAAAATGCAGGAGCAACAATCTATTTCAGGTAACCATGCTGAAATGGACGTAGTGGGCTTTGCTCACTTAAATGGATTAAATGCGGTTCACTTATTAATGATCCGCGACCACAAAGTGCTAGGCAGTAAAACCTATTTTCCAAAAGTGCCAAAAGACTCTGGTGAAGAAGAAATCCTAACCTCTTTTTTAGGTCAGTATTATTTAGCACCCGGTGCAACAGGGCGCATTGCCAAAGAAATTATCTTACCCTTTAGTATTGAAGAGAGTGAGCCTTTAAGTGAAGCGCTTACGGCAATCTCTGAGCGTAAAGTCAGTTTAAAAGTTGCTAATCGTGGAGAGCGGGCGCAGTATTTAAAGCTCGCTAATAAAAATGCACTTAACAGCATCAGCGTAAAACAAAGTACGCAGGACTCAATCAATAAACGCTATGCACAACTAAAAGAAACATTACGTCTTGATGATATTAATCGCATGGAATGTTTTGATATCAGCCATACAATGGGTGAAAACACCATTGCAAGTTGTGTGGTGTTTGATTCACAAGGTCCAAATAATAAAGAATATCGCCGCTTTAATGTTACGGGTATAACTGGTGGCGATGATTACGCAGCGATGGAGTTTGCACTTAACAAGCGCTACAACAAAGTAGTTGATGAAGAAAAAATTCCAGATGTCATATTTATCGATGGTGGTAAAGGACAATTATCTCGTGCTGAGCAATATTTTGAAAACTGGCCACATAATAAGATTCCTTTGCTGGTGGGCGTTGCGAAAGGCACAAGTCGAAAACCAGGTTTAGAGACTTTATTAATTGATGGTGGGCGCAAGACAATTCCACTTGACTCAGATGCGCCAGCGCTGCATTTGATTCAGCATATTCGTGATGAGTCGCACCGTTTTGCCATTGCAGGACATCGCAATAAACGTCAAAAACAACGTACTCAATCATTATTAGAAGAAATTAACGGTGTTGGACAAAAGCGCCGACAAGCATTATTAAAATATTTAGGGGGCATGCAAGGGGTAAAAGCTGCTAATATAGACCAATTAAAACAAGTTCCTGGGATCAGCCCTGAAATGGCTGAAAAGATATTTAATCATTTGCATGACAAGGCGTAGCCTTCGTGCGAATATAGAAAAAAAGACATCTCCAAGTAGTTATGTGGAATATTCCAAACACACTCACAACCTTTAGACTTTTTCTTATCCCCATTTTTTTGGTGATATTTTATTTGCCTTTTTCATGGGCGTTTTTCGCAGCTGCGTTTGTTTTCTGGCTTGCGTCAATCACAGATATCCTTGACGGTTATTTAGCGCGTCGTTTAAATCAATCAACGCCTTTTGGTGCTTTCTTAGATCCAGTTGCTGATAAAGTAATGGTGTGTGCGGCATTAGTTGCCTTATCAAGTCATTACCAAACTTTATATATGACGATACCGGCATTAGTTATTATTAGCCGTGAAATTGTAATCTCTGCATTACGAGAATGGATGGCAGAGCAGGGTAAGCGTGATAACGTGGCTGTATCAAACATGGGTAAGTTTAAGACTGCGGCACAAATGCTAGCCATTATTGGTTTGATTTGGCAGTTTGATACATGGATGATCTACTTAAGCTATGGTCTTTTATACATTGCAACATTCTTGACGCTAAGCTCTATGTTGCAGTATTTAGTTGCCGCATGGTCTGAGTTGACCAAAAATTGATCCTAAACGTATAATTACACACCATTTTAGATAAAAAATAAGCAAACAGTTCAAAACTAGCATTTTTTATATTGACGCGTTTAATAATCTCTGTAGAATGCGTCCGTGTTGAGAGGGCATAGCCCCCAAGATAAAGAAAGCGGCACTAGCTCAGTTGGTAGAGCGCAACCTTGCCAAGGTTGAGGTCACGAGTTCGAGCCTCGTGTGCCGCTCCAATTATCTAATGTGGCGGAATGGCAGAGTGGCCATGCAGCGGATTGCAAATCCGTCCACCTCGGTTCGACTCCGGGTTCCGCCTCCATCAACACTCCACGCAGCTCTATGAGCAACCCGATGCCCGGGTGGTGGAATTGGTAGACACAAGGGATTTAAAATCCCTCGTTCGTAAGGACGTGCCGGTTCAAGTCCGGCCCCGGGCACCATTTGTGGTTAACTACAACACCAAATGTAGTTTTAAAAATATTTTTTTAGAGTTAATATGATGCGGCACTAGCTCAGTTGGTAGAGCGCAACCTTGCCAAGGTTGAGGTCACGAGTTCGAGCCTCGTGTGCCGCTCCATATTAACTTTATCCACTTGCTTTAAATAGCAAACCCGATGCCCGGGTGGTGGAATTGGTAGACACAAGGGATTTAAAATCCCTCGTTCGTAAGGACGTGCCGGTTCAAGTCCGGCCCCGGGCACCATTTAAACTTAAATAGTTTATTGGATAAAGACTCAAGTTTTCGGCACTAGTTCAGTTGCCAGAACGTTATCATCGCAACCTTCAAGGTTGTGAACCAACGGACAAATCACTGAGAGAAATAAATTTGCGGCACTAGCTCAGTTGGTAGAGCGCAACCTTGCCAAGGTTGAGGTCACGAGTTCGAGCCTCGTGTGCCGCTCCAATTATTTGGAAGCGATAAGGCGGAATGGCAGAGTGGCCATGCAGCGGATTGCAAATCCGTCTACCTCGGTTCGACTCCGGGTTCCGCCTCCATATAATACTCCACATGCTCATACGAGCGACCCGATGCCCGGGTGGTGGAATTGGTAGACACAAGGGATTTAAAATCCCTCGTTCGTAAGGACGTGCCGGTTCAAGTCCGGCCCCGGGCACCATTTATATACAATACCTCCTATCTATTTCATTAACACTTCAGTTTATAAATTAATCTAATTGTTTTTTATTTCACTAAATAGCTTTATAGTTTCCTTATTCTTTTTCAAATTAGTTAAAAAGTTTGCAGTATAAAACTTTGAACTGGTACAACGGAATTAAATAAATGGGATCAAGGAAAGATAATGGAGCAATTTAAAGGTGGTTTAAATCAGTTCTGGGTTGGTGCAGTGTTTGGGCTATGTTTAGCAATCTCATTAGTACTTATTCCTGTTGCTATTATTATGTCGAACATTAACGATGTACTTAAAATTCATGAAGTCAGCGTGCTTGTTGGTCAAGTATCCACAGTCTTTGAAAAATCTGAACGGGCTATCAGTAATGCTAAAACAGCGTTAATTGACTTTGATAATGACGTGGTGATGGATACGCTCACTGCCGTGCAAGCTTATCATCAACAATCGCAGCCATTATTAACTGCCAAGCAAAGACAAACATTAAAAGCGCAAATCAAAGAGCAGCTTGTCATGCAACTCGAGTCAAAGCTTAACGAACAGCAAATTACATTCATATTGTCTGTTTTTGAAAAGTTAGTAGATACAAAAAAGGGAGCACAAACGCTCCCCATTAAACATTAATTAAACTTGATTATTTGCGCCACGCGCCTTTAGGAATGGTTTGATCGAGTTTTTTGTTTTGCGAAGGATCAAAAGTAGGTAATTTACCTTCTTTACGTTGTGTATTGTAATCCTTCGCTAACCAAATAACGACACCCGATAACATAAATAAAGCGATTACGTTAACGATAGCCATTAAACCCATTGAAACATCTGCAAGGGTCCACACTAGTGGCAATTCGCCTAGAGCACCAAACATCACCATACCAAGTACTAGTAATCGGAAGATCAACATACCCGATGCATGGTTATGCTCTAAAAACAATAAATTGGTTTCGGCATAAGAATAATTAGCAACAATAGATGTAAATGCAAAAAACAAAATGGCAATTGCAACAAACGTTGCTCCCCAACTACCAACATGTTCTTCAAGTGCAGCTTGTGTTAACGCAATACCTGTTACTCCTGAATCAGGTATTAGCTGTTGTGATAATAAAATAAGGGCTGCAGTTGCTGTACAGATAATTATTGTATCTACAAATACACCTAACATTTGCACATAACCTTGTGAGGCAGGATGCGGTGGGTTCGGTGTTGCCGTTGCAGCAGCGTTCGCAGCGCTACCCATACCGGCTTCATTAGAGAACAAACCACGTTTAATACCCTGGATCATGGCCTGCATTACACCATAACCAATAGCACCAGCGCCTGCTTGCTCTATACCAAAGGCACTATTAATAACATGCATAAATACATTTGGTAATAAATCGTAGTTCATGGCACATACATAAAGTGCAACTAACAAATACGCCAATGCCATAAAGGGCACAACCATTTCTGCAAAACGTGAAATGGTTTTT
The nucleotide sequence above comes from Pseudoalteromonas shioyasakiensis. Encoded proteins:
- a CDS encoding carbohydrate binding family 9 domain-containing protein, which gives rise to MLSAALLSVPFTSLAISQPITLPFIAEQPTIDGKLDEASWQRAKKITIDNVTWPYENSKSPVTTYAYVYEDGETLFIGFEANDPNPELIRAFYRDRDAAWDDDLVGLKIDSYNNSQLAYQFFINPLGVQQDSIENELTKHESSSWDGIWDSVGVIHDKGYTVEVAIPLRVLNFDDSVASKTMAMEFLRFLPRSERLRISNMQIDHGNNCWICQMPSYQGFEQAKQGNNVAIIPSVVLGKNETRDIDGARVDDWESENNTEASLDVKWGITPDITLNATINPDFSQVEADVAQLSVNNNFSLFFPEKRAFFLDNADYFASTLNLIHTRNIAQPDYGTKITGSKNGHTFAGFIANDTQTNVLIPGNLGSSLVALDEKSENGAMRYRYDFESGLSLGSTATHRQSHDYKNTVYSIDSKYKPTVNDVFLVQVLKSQTQYSQDFIDELCDGDNCLQPEQVICELNSDCDYNEGVLRVLSKEQQSGTGYYVKYQHDEKYWRAFADYNYRDADLRADLGFISQVDFKKFTTGGEYRWYGDKGNWWNRANLYADWDITHNENNELLEKEAQTSFSVSGPLQSFFELSVEHRNRTGLRHDKSRLDIDGNTDLFSENGVGFYSDFKPTAGVFASLYMYTGNAVDLANNRVGDKFHIRPVLNMNLGKHFEVRLRHTYEQLEADGSEVFTANLSDVRLTYQFNVNSFLRLAVIYTDLERNQANYIDDVDSQYKKLATQLLYSYKLNPQTVFFAGYSDNGYQDDELSSITKEQRTLFAKFSYAWLL
- a CDS encoding dicarboxylate/amino acid:cation symporter; the encoded protein is MNLILKLIAGIVAGILVGLYVPLTGVELLYTVKEIIGQLITFTIPLIILFFIASGIAGLPKGSGHLLGKTVGFAYGSTVIAGTLAFLLVSAMIPLFDGGLTFEAEVATEVGSFIDLEIPPLMSVMTALAAAFIFGIGMSQLQLDTLKKVSDQGRDVIDGLLAKVIIPALPFYIAGVFAEMTVAGTVVDTLQTFGIVLLAALIMHWLWLTVLYVSTGLLLKRNPLELVKNMLPAYFTALGTMSSAATIPVSLRSSKANNVKEDVANFTVPLCATIHLSGSTITIVTCAMAVMFLSPNMDVPSLFGMLPFIMMLGVVMIAAPGAPGGAVMSALGLLTSMLGFNEGAVALMIALYLAQDSFGTACNVTGDGIIALWVDRFSEKASA
- the uvrY gene encoding UvrY/SirA/GacA family response regulator transcription factor, encoding MINVLLVDDHELVRTGIRRILDDVRGFKVVGEAKTGEEAVQFCRQHSPDIVLMDMNMPGIGGLEATKKICRYCPDVKIIVLTVHCEDPFPSKVMQIGAHGYLTKGAGSDEMVNAIRAVNAGQRYIAPEIAQQIALAQVSGRTDENPFQSLSERELQIMLMITKGEKAQDIAERLNLSSKTVNSYRYRMFEKLNVGGDVELTHLAIRHKMIDIDSSH
- the uvrC gene encoding excinuclease ABC subunit UvrC, whose translation is MSDFEPARFLKTLSSEPGVYRMLDSEGQVIYVGKAKNLKKRVSSYFRSNVTDSKTRVLVSNICSIEVTLTNTETEALLLENNLIKKYQPRYNILLRDDKSYPYILLTAHKHPRLAFHRGSRKIKGEYFGPFPSAGAVSESLRLMQKIFPVRQCEDAYYRARSRPCLQYQLKRCSAPCVNKISDGEYQQEVDFVRKFLLGKSHEVIADLIAKMEQASKELKFELAAKVRDQILLLRKMQEQQSISGNHAEMDVVGFAHLNGLNAVHLLMIRDHKVLGSKTYFPKVPKDSGEEEILTSFLGQYYLAPGATGRIAKEIILPFSIEESEPLSEALTAISERKVSLKVANRGERAQYLKLANKNALNSISVKQSTQDSINKRYAQLKETLRLDDINRMECFDISHTMGENTIASCVVFDSQGPNNKEYRRFNVTGITGGDDYAAMEFALNKRYNKVVDEEKIPDVIFIDGGKGQLSRAEQYFENWPHNKIPLLVGVAKGTSRKPGLETLLIDGGRKTIPLDSDAPALHLIQHIRDESHRFAIAGHRNKRQKQRTQSLLEEINGVGQKRRQALLKYLGGMQGVKAANIDQLKQVPGISPEMAEKIFNHLHDKA
- the pgsA gene encoding CDP-diacylglycerol--glycerol-3-phosphate 3-phosphatidyltransferase — encoded protein: MWNIPNTLTTFRLFLIPIFLVIFYLPFSWAFFAAAFVFWLASITDILDGYLARRLNQSTPFGAFLDPVADKVMVCAALVALSSHYQTLYMTIPALVIISREIVISALREWMAEQGKRDNVAVSNMGKFKTAAQMLAIIGLIWQFDTWMIYLSYGLLYIATFLTLSSMLQYLVAAWSELTKN
- a CDS encoding alanine:cation symporter family protein, which translates into the protein MTDIINSISGLLWGHILVYLLIAAGLFFTLRLGFIQFTQFPHMIKVMFQSRQGSGDGISSFQAFCTSLAARVGTGNMAGVAVALYLGGAGAIFWMWLIALIGMATSFAESTLAQAYKTVDEEGNFRGGPAYYMEYGLGKRWMGVIFSLCLILAFGLVFNAVQSNSIAAAFNVAFGIPNYVVGIALVLGSGIIIFGGLKTISRFAEMVVPFMALAYLLVALYVCAMNYDLLPNVFMHVINSAFGIEQAGAGAIGYGVMQAMIQGIKRGLFSNEAGMGSAANAAATATPNPPHPASQGYVQMLGVFVDTIIICTATAALILLSQQLIPDSGVTGIALTQAALEEHVGSWGATFVAIAILFFAFTSIVANYSYAETNLLFLEHNHASGMLIFRLLVLGMVMFGALGELPLVWTLADVSMGLMAIVNVIALFMLSGVVIWLAKDYNTQRKEGKLPTFDPSQNKKLDQTIPKGAWRK